One Corythoichthys intestinalis isolate RoL2023-P3 chromosome 9, ASM3026506v1, whole genome shotgun sequence DNA window includes the following coding sequences:
- the tardbpb gene encoding TAR DNA-binding protein 43 isoform X2 — translation MAEVYVRVAEEENEEPMEIPSEDDGTVLLSTVSAQFPGACGLRFRSPVSQCMRGVRIVEGVLHAPETGWGNMVYVVNYPKDNKRKMEEIDASSAVKMKRNDMKTSDLIVLGLPWKTTEQDLKEYFSTFGEVIMVQVKRDGRSGNSKGFGFVRFTEYESQEKVIAQRHMIDGRWCDCKFPNSKQGPDEPMRSRKVFVGRCTEDMTTDELRQFFMQYGEVTDVFIPKPFRAFAFVTFADDQVAQSLCGEDLIIKGVSVHISNAEPKHGNRQFDRTTRFGNGFGAQAFGASRGGMGSSANSNMANFGSFSLNPAMMAAAQAALQSSWGMMGMLASQQSSSSGSGTGGGSSSRDQSQSFSGGNTNYGAGSASLGWGTGSNSTSGGSGFSSGFGSSMESKSSGWGM, via the exons ATGGCCGAGGTATACGTTCGCGTGGCTGAGGAGGAAAATGAGGAGCCCATGGAGATCCCGTCGGAGGACGACGGTACTGTTCTGCTGTCGACGGTGTCGGCCCAGTTCCCTGGAGCGTGCGGCCTCCGGTTCAGGAGCCCCGTGTCCCAATGCATGCGCGGCGTGCGGATCGTCGAGGGAGTTCTACACGCCCCCGAGACTGGTTGGGGCAACATGGTTTACGTGGTCAACTATCCGAAAG ATAACAAAAGGAAAATGGAAGAAATCGATGCTTCTTCAGCTGTAAAGATGAAGCGGAATGACATGAAGACGTCGGACCTTATCGTGCTGGGTCTTCCTTGGAAAACGACTGAGCAAGACCTGAAAGAATACTTCAGTACTTTTGGGGAAGTCATCATGGTGCAG GTAAAACGAGACGGCAGGTCAGGAAACTCCAAAGGGTTTGGATTTGTGCGGTTCACGGAGTACGAATCCCAGGAAAAAGTCATTGCCCAGCGCCACATGATTGATGGCAGATGGTGTGACTGCAAGTTCCCCAACTCCAAG CAAGGCCCGGACGAGCCAATGAGGAGCCGCAAAGTGTTTGTGGGGCGTTGCACAGAAGATATGACCACCGACGAGCTGAGGCAGTTCTTTATGCAGTACGGGGAAGTCACAGATGTCTTCATCCCCAAGCCGTTTCGTGCTTTCGCCTTTGTAACGTTTGCAGATGATCAG GTGGCTCAGTCTCTGTGTGGCGAAGACCTGATCATCAAAGGCGTGAGCGTCCATATCTCAAACGCGGAGCCCAAACACGGCAACAGGCAGTTTGACCGCACCACGCGTTTCGGCAACGGCTTCGGCGCCCAAGCGTTCGGAGCGAGCCGCGGCGGCATGGGGAGCAGCGCCAACAGTAACATGGCCAATTTCGGTTCCTTCAGCCTCAACCCCGCCATGATGGCGGCGGCGCAAGCGGCCCTGCAGAGCAGTTGGGGAATGATGGGCATGCTGGCCAGCCAGCAGTCATCCTCGTCAGGCAGCGGCACCGGCGGCGGCAGCTCCAGTCGGGACCAAAGTCAGTCGTTTAGCGGGGGCAACACCAACTACGGCGCCGGCTCGGCCAGCCTGGGCTGGGGCACGGGATCAAACTCCACCAGCGGTGGTAGTGGCTTTAGCTCAGGGTTTGGGTCCAGCATGGAGTCAAAGTCGTCTGGGTGGggtatgtaa
- the cenps gene encoding centromere protein S, whose protein sequence is MSASEDETRQRLKAAVHFTVGRVCQNMGEEHRRKFSRQVVAAIAETAFGQCDLFAKDLEAFAKHAKRCTVSADDVKLLARRSTALSTHIQRKSEEVEQEQKVLKKKRKNKDTDESRQ, encoded by the exons ATGTCAGCGAGCGAGGACGAAACACGTCAG CGACTAAAGGCGGCCGTCCATTTCACGGTCGGTCGAGTTTGTCAAAATATGGGCGAGGAACACCGCAGAAAGTTCAGCCGACAAGTTGTAGCTGCCATAGCAGAGACAGCCTTCGGACAATGTG ATTTATTTGCGAAAGATTTGGAAGCGTTTGCAAA ACATGCAAAAAGATGCACTGTGTCAGCAGATGATGTCAAACTTTTGGCCCGTCGCAGTACTGCATTG TCAACGCACATACAGAGGAAAAGCGAAGAAGTGGAACAAGAGCAGAAGGTGTTGAAAAAGAAGAGGAAGAACAAAGACACTGACGAGAGCAGACAATAA
- the gnb1b gene encoding guanine nucleotide binding protein (G protein), beta polypeptide 1b: MSELDQLRQEAEQLKNQIRDARKACADATLSQITANIDPVGRIQMRTRRTLRGHLAKIYAMHWGTDSRLLVSASQDGKLIIWDSYTTNKVHAIPLRSSWVMTCAYAPSGNYVACGGLDNICSIYNLKTREGNVRVSRELAGHTGYLSCCRFLDDNQIVTSSGDTTCALWDIETGQQTTTFAGHTGDVMSLSLAPESRLFVSGACDASAKLWDVREGMCRQTFTGHESDINAICFFPNGNAFATGSDDATCRLFDLRADQELMIYSHDNIICGITSVAFSKSGRLLLAGYDDFNCNVWDTLKADRAGVLAGHDNRVSCLGVTDDGMAVATGSWDSFLKIWN; this comes from the exons ATGAGTGAACTGGACCAATTACGCCAAGAGGCAGAGCAGCTCAAAAATCAGATTAGA GATGCCAGGAAAGCATGTGCAGATGCCACTCTATCACAG ATCACGGCTAATATTGACCCCGTTGGGCGAATTCAAATGCGTACAAGACGAACACTGCGGGGTCATCTGGCCAAAATCTATGCCATGCACTGGGGAACAGATTCCAG GCTCTTGGTCAGTGCTTCTCAGGATGGCAAACTAATTATTTGGGACAGTTATACTACAAATAAG GTCCACGCCATTCCACTTCGTTCTTCCTGGGTTATGACGTGCGCATATGCACCTTCAGGAAATTACGTGGCCTGTGGTGGTTTAGACAACATTTGCTCCATTTACAACCTGAAAACCCGCGAGGGCAATGTACGCGTGAGCCGTGAGCTCGCTGGGCATACAG GATACCTCTCCTGCTGTCGTTTTCTTGATGACAACCAGATTGTTACAAGCTCGGGAGACACCACCTG TGCACTTTGGGACATTGAAACCGGCCAGCAGACAACCACTTTTGCCGGGCACACGGGCGACGTCATGAGCCTCTCTCTGGCCCCAGAGTCCCGGTTATTTGTGTCTGGTGCTTGCGATGCTTCGGCTAAACTCTGGGATGTGCGAGAGGGCATGTGCAGACAGACCTTCACTGGCCATGAGTCTGACATCAATGCCATCTGT TTCTTCCCCAATGGCAATGCCTTTGCCACTGGCTCGGATGATGCCACTTGCAGGCTGTTTGACCTGCGTGCCGATCAGGAATTGATGATCTACTCTCACGACAACATCATCTGCGGCATCACTTCGGTGGCGTTCTCCAAGAGTGGCCGTCTTCTCTTGGCTGGATATGACGATTTCAACTGCAATGTGTGGGACACACTAAAGGCCGACCGTGCCG GTGTGTTGGCTGGCCATGACAACCGTGTGAGCTGCCTGGGTGTGACTGATGATGGCATGGCTGTTGCTACAGGATCCTGGGACAGCTTCCTGAAAATCTGGAATTGA
- the rbp7b gene encoding retinoid-binding protein 7: MFQHPKATKTSEMAVNYTGTWDIVSNVNFEGYMIALGIDFATRKVAAMLKPQKVIKQDGDKFTIRTLTTFKNYEVAFKVGEEYKEVTKGMDNRICQSVVNWENDKLVCVQRGEKRNRGWIHWIQGNELHLELTCEDQVCKQVYKRTL, from the exons atgtTCCAGCACCCAAAAGCCACAAAAACATCTGAGATGGCGGTCAACTACACTGGGACGTGGGACATTGTCAGCAATGTCAACTTCGAAGGATACATGATTGCTCTTG GTATTGATTTCGCAACCCGGAAAGTGGCGGCCATGCTGAAGCCTCAGAAAGTGATAAAGCAAGACGGTGATAAATTCACCATCAGGACCCTCACCACTTTTAAGAACTATGAAGTTGCATTTAAGGTTGGGGAGGAGTACAAGGAGGTGACTAAAGGAATGGATAACCGTATAtgccag agtGTGGTCAactgggaaaatgacaagctagTGTGTGTTCAGCGAGGGGAAAAAAGGAACCGAGGTTGGATTCACTGGATTCAGGGAAATGAACTTCATTTG GAGCTCACCTGTGAGGATCAAGTCTGCAAGCAAGTTTACAAAAGGACACTCTAA
- the tardbpb gene encoding TAR DNA-binding protein 43 isoform X1: MAEVYVRVAEEENEEPMEIPSEDDGTVLLSTVSAQFPGACGLRFRSPVSQCMRGVRIVEGVLHAPETGWGNMVYVVNYPKDNKRKMEEIDASSAVKMKRNDMKTSDLIVLGLPWKTTEQDLKEYFSTFGEVIMVQVKRDGRSGNSKGFGFVRFTEYESQEKVIAQRHMIDGRWCDCKFPNSKVNMQGPDEPMRSRKVFVGRCTEDMTTDELRQFFMQYGEVTDVFIPKPFRAFAFVTFADDQVAQSLCGEDLIIKGVSVHISNAEPKHGNRQFDRTTRFGNGFGAQAFGASRGGMGSSANSNMANFGSFSLNPAMMAAAQAALQSSWGMMGMLASQQSSSSGSGTGGGSSSRDQSQSFSGGNTNYGAGSASLGWGTGSNSTSGGSGFSSGFGSSMESKSSGWGM, translated from the exons ATGGCCGAGGTATACGTTCGCGTGGCTGAGGAGGAAAATGAGGAGCCCATGGAGATCCCGTCGGAGGACGACGGTACTGTTCTGCTGTCGACGGTGTCGGCCCAGTTCCCTGGAGCGTGCGGCCTCCGGTTCAGGAGCCCCGTGTCCCAATGCATGCGCGGCGTGCGGATCGTCGAGGGAGTTCTACACGCCCCCGAGACTGGTTGGGGCAACATGGTTTACGTGGTCAACTATCCGAAAG ATAACAAAAGGAAAATGGAAGAAATCGATGCTTCTTCAGCTGTAAAGATGAAGCGGAATGACATGAAGACGTCGGACCTTATCGTGCTGGGTCTTCCTTGGAAAACGACTGAGCAAGACCTGAAAGAATACTTCAGTACTTTTGGGGAAGTCATCATGGTGCAG GTAAAACGAGACGGCAGGTCAGGAAACTCCAAAGGGTTTGGATTTGTGCGGTTCACGGAGTACGAATCCCAGGAAAAAGTCATTGCCCAGCGCCACATGATTGATGGCAGATGGTGTGACTGCAAGTTCCCCAACTCCAAGGTGAATATG CAAGGCCCGGACGAGCCAATGAGGAGCCGCAAAGTGTTTGTGGGGCGTTGCACAGAAGATATGACCACCGACGAGCTGAGGCAGTTCTTTATGCAGTACGGGGAAGTCACAGATGTCTTCATCCCCAAGCCGTTTCGTGCTTTCGCCTTTGTAACGTTTGCAGATGATCAG GTGGCTCAGTCTCTGTGTGGCGAAGACCTGATCATCAAAGGCGTGAGCGTCCATATCTCAAACGCGGAGCCCAAACACGGCAACAGGCAGTTTGACCGCACCACGCGTTTCGGCAACGGCTTCGGCGCCCAAGCGTTCGGAGCGAGCCGCGGCGGCATGGGGAGCAGCGCCAACAGTAACATGGCCAATTTCGGTTCCTTCAGCCTCAACCCCGCCATGATGGCGGCGGCGCAAGCGGCCCTGCAGAGCAGTTGGGGAATGATGGGCATGCTGGCCAGCCAGCAGTCATCCTCGTCAGGCAGCGGCACCGGCGGCGGCAGCTCCAGTCGGGACCAAAGTCAGTCGTTTAGCGGGGGCAACACCAACTACGGCGCCGGCTCGGCCAGCCTGGGCTGGGGCACGGGATCAAACTCCACCAGCGGTGGTAGTGGCTTTAGCTCAGGGTTTGGGTCCAGCATGGAGTCAAAGTCGTCTGGGTGGggtatgtaa